In the Haloferula helveola genome, one interval contains:
- a CDS encoding sugar phosphate isomerase/epimerase family protein, whose amino-acid sequence MKRRSLFTMVPAASALLALRSSGKPITDGALTSAGFTISVQCWSFRQFTLFEAIEMAAAAGAGGVEVFPGQKIGGELGDAKVDPAKVAEQAPAILAQCEKHGIVPVNFGVTGIPKDEAKARLTFEFAKALGLYGVTTEEIASLDTLEKLAKEYDLKVCFHNHPKKPNYKMWNPDYILETIKDRHENIGFCADIGHWATTGLDPLEVIKKVGPRVHAFHMKERASIEEWTHDRPFGTGIIDNIAILDEVRKHGFAGNVSIEYEHNWATNQPEIAQCVGYLRAYSKMRA is encoded by the coding sequence ATGAAACGCCGTTCTCTTTTCACCATGGTTCCCGCCGCCTCCGCCCTGCTCGCCCTCCGCTCCAGCGGGAAGCCGATCACGGATGGCGCCCTGACCTCCGCCGGATTCACGATCTCGGTCCAGTGCTGGTCGTTCCGACAGTTCACCCTGTTCGAGGCCATCGAAATGGCCGCCGCGGCCGGTGCCGGAGGTGTCGAGGTTTTCCCCGGTCAGAAGATCGGCGGTGAACTGGGCGACGCCAAGGTCGACCCCGCCAAGGTCGCCGAACAGGCGCCGGCGATCCTCGCCCAATGCGAAAAGCACGGAATTGTCCCGGTGAACTTCGGAGTCACCGGTATTCCGAAGGACGAGGCAAAAGCCCGCCTGACCTTCGAGTTCGCCAAGGCACTCGGCCTGTATGGCGTGACCACGGAAGAGATCGCCTCGCTCGACACGCTGGAGAAGCTCGCCAAGGAATACGATCTCAAGGTCTGCTTCCACAATCACCCGAAGAAGCCGAACTACAAGATGTGGAATCCTGACTACATCCTCGAGACGATCAAGGACCGCCACGAGAACATCGGCTTCTGCGCCGACATCGGCCACTGGGCGACCACCGGACTCGACCCGCTCGAGGTGATCAAGAAAGTCGGTCCGCGGGTCCATGCCTTCCACATGAAGGAACGCGCTTCCATCGAGGAGTGGACCCACGACCGGCCGTTCGGAACCGGAATCATCGACAACATCGCGATCCTCGACGAGGTCCGCAAACACGGCTTCGCCGGCAACGTTTCGATCGAGTACGAGCACAACTGGGCGACCAACCAGCCCGAGATCGCGCAGTGCGTCGGCTACCTTCGCGCCTACTCGAAGATGCGCGCCTGA
- a CDS encoding DUF1501 domain-containing protein, with protein MNLFQHLQTEQLRHVTRRHFLRDCTTGLGGMWLASQGIASGSGILKIDHDPSNPLASLSPTLPPKVKRVIYLHMVGAPSQLELFDYKPQLQKYDGKDCPQEYLEGQRFAFIQGVPKMLGPQFEFKQHGQSGAWISDRLPELAKHADKMCFIKTMQTDQFNHGPAQLLVHTGNQNLGYPSMGSWVTWGLGTENQNLPGFMVLISGGRLPRVGASLWGSGFLPSVYQGVQCRSAGDPVLNAANPQGVNREIRRAALDSLKTLNEQTHADFNDPETVTRIAQYEMAFRMQVSVPEVMTIDDEPAHIHEMYGTQPGKESFANNCLLARRLAENGVRFIQLFDWGWDSHGSNKNEAINHGFKSKCDSIDKPISALLTDLDQRGMLDDTLVVWGGEFGRTPMQENRGGGERNAFVGRDHNPNAFTLWMAGAGVKPGMTYGETDDMGYLAASDPVHIRDFHATLLQLVGFEHKRLAFPFQGLDQRLTGVKPARIVKDILA; from the coding sequence ATGAATCTTTTTCAGCATCTCCAGACCGAACAGCTCCGCCACGTCACGCGCCGGCATTTCCTGCGTGACTGCACGACCGGCCTCGGCGGCATGTGGCTGGCTTCGCAAGGCATCGCTTCCGGCTCCGGCATCCTGAAGATCGACCACGATCCGTCCAACCCGCTGGCATCCCTCTCACCGACCCTTCCGCCGAAGGTGAAGCGCGTGATTTACCTGCACATGGTCGGCGCACCGAGCCAACTCGAGCTCTTCGACTACAAGCCGCAGCTGCAGAAATACGACGGCAAGGATTGCCCGCAGGAATACCTCGAAGGCCAGCGATTCGCCTTCATCCAAGGGGTGCCGAAGATGCTCGGACCGCAGTTCGAGTTCAAACAACACGGGCAGTCCGGCGCATGGATTTCGGACCGGCTGCCGGAGCTTGCGAAACACGCCGACAAGATGTGCTTCATCAAGACGATGCAGACGGACCAGTTCAACCACGGCCCGGCCCAGCTGCTCGTCCACACCGGCAACCAGAACCTCGGCTACCCGTCGATGGGCTCGTGGGTCACGTGGGGTCTCGGCACCGAGAACCAGAACCTTCCCGGCTTCATGGTCCTGATCTCCGGCGGCCGCCTGCCGCGGGTCGGCGCGTCGCTTTGGGGCAGCGGCTTCCTGCCTTCGGTCTATCAAGGCGTGCAATGCCGCTCCGCCGGCGACCCCGTGCTCAACGCCGCCAATCCTCAAGGCGTCAATCGGGAGATCCGTCGCGCGGCGCTCGATTCGCTCAAGACGCTCAACGAGCAGACCCACGCCGACTTCAACGACCCCGAAACCGTCACCCGGATCGCACAGTACGAAATGGCCTTCCGCATGCAGGTCTCGGTTCCGGAAGTCATGACCATCGACGACGAACCTGCGCACATCCACGAGATGTACGGCACGCAGCCGGGCAAGGAGTCGTTCGCCAACAACTGCCTGCTCGCCCGAAGGCTTGCCGAAAACGGCGTCCGTTTCATCCAGCTCTTCGACTGGGGTTGGGACTCGCACGGATCGAACAAGAACGAGGCCATCAACCACGGCTTCAAGAGCAAGTGCGACTCGATCGACAAGCCGATCTCCGCCCTGCTCACCGACCTCGACCAGCGCGGCATGCTCGATGACACCCTCGTGGTCTGGGGTGGCGAGTTCGGCCGCACCCCGATGCAGGAAAACCGCGGCGGCGGAGAACGGAACGCGTTCGTCGGCCGCGACCACAACCCGAATGCCTTCACCCTGTGGATGGCGGGCGCCGGTGTGAAGCCGGGCATGACCTACGGCGAGACCGACGACATGGGCTATCTGGCCGCCAGCGACCCGGTGCACATCCGCGACTTCCACGCCACCTTGCTGCAGTTGGTCGGCTTCGAGCACAAACGCCTCGCTTTCCCGTTCCAAGGGCTCGATCAGCGGCTGACCGGCGTGAAGCCGGCCCGGATCGTCAAGGACATCCTCGCCTGA